Within the Achromobacter spanius genome, the region GCGACGTCCAGACCACGGTACTCAGCGATAACAATCGATTGTGCCTTGGCGACTTCTGCCGAGACTTCCTCGATTACCACCGCTTTCTCTTGACGATTGAGACTCACGGTTTGAACACTCCATCAAAAGACGCCTGGGGCCTGAGCCTTGCGCGTCAACCGAATGCGGCGCCTGGTCGAGTTCTTCGTGTAAAGAAATCTTCCTGGGGACGCCGTCTACGCTGGATCCGAACTAGATGAGCTTCGGGATTAAGCGGGGCACCGGGGGTGTCAGACACCGATCCACCACCCTGCTCCAGCGGTCTTTGACAGCAACATCCGGAGGAATCCGGATGCAGCCCAAAGTACGTTTACTGCTGTTGGCTTAGTTGGAAGCCGACAGCGAGGCAATTTCAACGCGAGCACCGCCGCCCATCGTGGACGAAACGGCCAGCTTGCGCAGGTAAATGCCCTTGGCAGCTGCGGGACGGGCCTTTTGCAGGGCGTCGACCAGAGCAGCCAGGTTGGTTTGCAGCTGTTCCACGCCGAACGACGCGCGGCCGATCGTTGCGTGGATGATGCCAGCCTTGTCGGTACGGTACTGAACCTGACCGGCCTTGGCGTTCTTGACAGCGGTTGCGACGTCAGGCGTCACGGTGCCGACCTTCGGGTTCGGCATCAGGCCACGGGGACCCAGGATCTGGCCCAGGGCACCCACGACACGCATCGTGTCGGGCGAAGCGATGACCACGTCAAAGTCCATTTGACCGGCCTTGATCTGGTCAGCCAGGTCGTCCAGGCCAACGATGTCGGCGCCGGCGGCCTTGGCGGCTTCAGCCTTGTCGCCTTGGGCGAACACGGCAACGCGAACCGACTTGCCGGTGCCGGCGGGCAGAACGACCGAACCGCGAACCAGTTGGTCCGACTTCTTCGGGTCGATGCCGAGCTGCACGGCCACGTCAATGGATTCATTGAACTTGGCGACGGCGGTTTCCTTGACCAGGGTCAGGGCTTCAGCGACCGGGTACAGCTTGGTGCGGTCGATCTTTTGCGCAATAGCGGCTGCGCGCTTGGACAGTTTTGCCATGATTAGATCCCCTCAACCGTGATGCCCATGCTGCGGGCGCTGCCAGCGATCGTGCGCACAGCGGCGTCCAGATCAGCGGCGGTCAGATCGGGGCCCTTGGCCTTGGCGATTTCTTCAGCTTGAGCGCGCGTCAGCGTGCCGACCTTATCGGTATGCGGCTTGGGCGAACCCTTTTGTACGCCGGCGGCCTTCTTGATGAGGACCGTCGCGGGCGGGGTCTTCATGATGAAGGTGAAGCTCTTGTCCGCGAAGGCGGTGATCACCACCGGAATCGGCAGACCAGGCTCCATGCCTTGGGTCTTGGCGTTGAACGCCTTGCAGAATTCCATGATGTTCAGGCCGCGTTGACCCAGTGCCGGGCCAATCGGGGGGAGGGGTTAGCTTTACCAGCCGGTACTTGCAGCTTGATAAAGCCGACGATCTTTTTCGCCATGCTTTGCTCCTTGCGGGTTATATCGCCCCGGCGTTTTCAGCCTGGGCTCCCCGGGGGTTGAAATCAGGTCTTTTCGACCTGGCTGAAATCGAGTTCGACGGGTGTGGCACGACCAAAAATGGTGACCGACACGCGCACCTTGCTCTTTTCGTAATTGACTTCTTCGACGTTGCCGTTGAAGTCTGCAAACGGACCTTCCTTGACCCGAACCATCTCGCCCACTTCGAAAAGAATCTTGGGGCGGGGTTTCTCGACACCCTCTTCCATTTGGGAGAGGATCTTCTCGACTTCCTTCTCGGAAATCGGGGTCGGACGGTTGCCCGAGCCACCCAAAAAACCGGTGACGCGGTTCGTGTTCTTGACCAAATGCCACGTTTCGTCAGTCAGGTCCATTTCAACCAGGACATAACCAGGGAAAATGCGGCGTTCGGTGATCGATTTCTGACCACCCTTGACCTCGACGACTTCCTCGGAGGGCACAAGAATGCGGCCAAAAGACGTCTGCAAGGCCGCGCGCTCAATGCGCTCTACCAGGGCCTTGTGGACACTCTTTTCCATGCCGGAGTACACATGGACGACATACCAACGCTTACTCATTCGCCGTCCTTATTTCCAGCCCAACAACAGGCCGTAAAGAATCCATTCGATGCCCTTGTCGAGCACCCACATGAAAATGCCCATGACAGCCACGAACGCAAAAACGATACCCGTCATCTGGGTCGTTTCCTTGCGGGTGGGCCATGCGACACGCTTGACTTCGTTGTAGGACTCGCTGGCAAAGCTCAGGGTGCGGCGGCCGGGTTCGCTGAACCAGGCGATTACAGCTGCGATCACTAGGCCGCCGACGAACACGCCGATACGAGCAGGCATCGGCTGTGCGCTAAGCACGGAAAACCCGACGATGCCAGCAATAACGACGAGAACCGCCAGCCCGAGCTTGACCCGGTCGGCGGTACTGGTTACGGTTTCTACGCTGGTATTAGACATATTGCGACGCGAGCCGCCGTGAATGCGTAACTCGCGATGATCTCCCGCGGGTTTATCCTGGCGGTGGCAGGGGCAGTAGGAATCGAACCTACAACCTTCGGTTTTGGAGACCGACGCTCTGCCAATTGAGCTATGCCCCTAAAACACTACTGGCTTGCACTACATTCACTGACTTTCCCGGCCTTCGCATGATCAGCCTCTTGGGCTGTTCACTGCTTAAGGTTACGGAGCCAAACATCATAACACTTTTACGGCAAAAATGGGTAGAGGGACTTTTCGTCCTCTCTACCCACTTGGGTATTGCTTACTTCAGGATCTTGGCGACGACGCCGGCGCCGACGGTACGACCGCCTTCACGGATGGCGAAACGCAGGCCTTCTTCCATGGCGATCGGAGCCAACAGCTTGACCGTCATGGCCACGTTGTCGCCCGGCAGAACCATTTCCTTGTCGGCCGGCAGCTCGATCGTGCCCGTCACGTCCGTCGTGCGGAAGTAGAACTGGGGACGATAGCCTTGGAAGAACGGCGTGTGACGGCCGCCTTCTTCCTTGGACAGGATGTACACCTCGGACGTGAAGTCCGTGTGCGGCGTGATCGAGCCCGGCTTGGCCAGAACTTGGCCACGCTGGACGTCTTCACGCTTGGTGCCGCGCAGCAGAATGCCCACGTTGTCGCCAGCTTGACCTTGGTCCAGCAGCTTGCGGAACATTTCAACGCCCGTGCAAGTCGTCTTGACCGTCGGCACCAGGCCCACGATTTCGATTTCTTCGCCGACCTTCACGATGCCGCGTTCGATACGGCCGGTAACCACCGTGCCACGACCCGAGATCGAGAACACGTCTTCAACCGGCATCAGGAACGTGCCGTCCACGGCGCGCTCGGGCGTCGGGATGTACGAATCCAGTGCAGCGGCCAGAGCCATGATGGCTTGCTCGCCCAGTTCGCCCTTGTCGCCTTCCAGCGCCAGCTTGGCCGAACCCTTGACGATCGGGGTGTCATCACCCGGGAAGTCGTACTTCGACAGAAGTTCGCGAACTTCCATTTCCACCAGCTCGAGCAGCTCGGCGTCGTCAACCATGTCAGCCTTGTTCAGGAAGACGATGATGTACGGCACGCCAACCTGACGGCTCAGCAGAATGTGTTCACGCGTTTGCGGCATCGGGCCGTCAGCGGCCGACACAACCAGGATCGCGCCGTCCATTTGCGCCGCGCCCGTGATCATGTTCTTCACATAGTCAGCGTGGCCCGGGCAGTCAACGTGAGCGTAGTGACGCGCTTCCGTTTCGTACTCGACGTGGGCGGTGTTGATCGTGATGCCGCGAGCCTTTTCTTCAGGAGTCGCATCGATCTGGTCGTAGCCCTTGGCTTCGCCACCGAACTTGTTCGACAGAACGGTCGTGATAGCTGCCGTCAACGTCGTTTTGCCGTGGTCAACGTGACCAATCGTACCCACGTTCACGTGCGGCTTGGTACGTTCAAACTTGCCTTTTGCCATGGCTGACTCCTGACCTGGATTGCGCTTCAGACTGAAGAAAAGAACTTGGAAATTTGTGGTGCCCATGGCGCGGATCGAACGCGCGACCTCTCCCTTACCAAGGGAGTGCTCTACCACTGAGCCACATGGGCATTTAAAAATCTTGGAGCGGGTGAAGGGAATCGAACCCTCGTCGTAAGCTTGGAAGGCTTCTGCTCTACCATTGAGCTACACCCGCGGCATACCCATTCACCATCTCTATTTCCCAAACCCTCAAAATCAAGGCCCGGGGAACCTTACAACCTTCTTTGCGAAGGCCGCCCAGTTCCCTAGGCCTAATTTTAAAATCCAGGCAGACATCGCCTGGATTAAGAGTTGGGTCTCTGGTGGAGGAGATTGGATTCGAACCAATGTAGGCGCAAGGCCAACAGATTTACAGTCTGCCCCCTTTAACCACTCGGGCACCCCTCCAGCGGAGAACTTGAGATTATGAACACTTTCGAATCCGGTGTCAAACCTTCCGGCTGAAAATATTCAAAAACTTTTGTTCGACCACTCGCGTTTCCGCGCAGAGGGGGCGAAGTTTACAGGTTTCCGCGAATTGATGCTCGCAAAAGTTGCGAATAGTCGTCGGCGGTGAAATTTACCGGGTTAGCCGCGCCTGATGGATCTACGCTGGCCATGCGCCCTACCCGCTCGACCTGCCCCTCGTCGATGCCGATATCGGCCAACGTGTGCGGAATGCCGACGGCCTCGCGCAAGCGCAGCACCCAGTCAAGCACCGCGCCCGGCCCCGTGTCCGGCAGGTCCAGGTAACGCGCCAGCGCTTCCAACCTCGGCGCGACAGCATGCTGGTTCGCCTTGAGCACGTAAGGCATCAAGATGGCATTGAGCATGCCGTGATGTGCGTCGTACAGCGCCCCCAGGGGATGCGCCAGGGCGTGCATGGCGCCAAGGCCGCGCTGGAAGGCCGTGGCGCCCATGGTGGACGCCACAAGCATTTGCTGACGCGCCTGCACATTCGAGCCGTCCGCCACCACTTGCGGCAGGTATTCCTTGATCATCCGCATGCCTTCGATGGCGATGCCTGCGGCCATCGGGTGAAAGAACGGCGAGCAATACGCCTCGAGGTTGTGCGATAGCGCATCCATGCCGGTCGCGGCGGTGATTCTGGGCGGCAGGCCCAATGTCAGTTCGGCGTCCAGAATGACGATGGCCGGCAGCATCCGCGCGTGGAAGATGATGCGTTTGACCTCTGCGGCTTCATCCGTGATGACCGATGCTCGACCAACTTCCGACCCGGTGCCTGCTGTCGTTGGTACGGCGACCACCGGCGCCATGCCGGCCACGTTCACGCGCTGGTAGTTGTCGCCGATATCTTCGAAGTCCCACAAGGGACGATCCTGACCCACCATCAACGCGATTGCCTTGGCCGCATCCAACGCGGAACCGCCCCCGAAGGCAATGACACCGTCATGGCCGCCTTGCTGGTAGGCCACCACGCCATCTTCCACATTGCGACCGGTAGGATTTCCCTTGATCTCATGAAAGACCGCACACGCCAGGCCTGCCTGGTTGCACGCCTGCACGGCGTTTGCCACCATCGGCAAGGAGGCCAGGCCCGGATCGGTGACGAGCAGCGGACGCGTCATGCCAAGTTCGCGGCACCATTCGGGCAGTTCTTTCACGCGACCCGGGCCTGCCTTGATGGCAGTCGGATAGTTCCAGTTAACGCTGGGCACGGTCATGGTTAGATTCCTGAAGACGCCTTGGATCAGACGCTGCGCAGATGGAAGGATTTGGCCTGGGTAAGCTGTTCATAGCCAATGGCGGACAAGGACACACCGCGGCCCGTGTTCTTCACGCCCGTCCAGGCCAAGGCCGGATCCAGGTAGTCGCATCGATTCATGAAGAAGGTGCCAGTGCGCACTTGCGCACCAATCTCGAGCGCGGCCGCTTCATCTTGCGTGTACACCGCCGCCGTCAGGCCATAAGGACTGTCATTCATCAATGCGACGGCTTCGTCATCGCCCGAGACCGGCATGATGCCGACGACTGGCCCGAAGCACTCATCGCTCATGATGCGCATGCGATGGTTTACTCGCGTAAGAATGGCCGGCGCAACATAACACGAGCGTTCACTCGCATTATTGAAATGCGATGAATCCATCATATTCTGAGCACCTGCCGAAATGGCTTCGCCAATAACATCACGAATCTCCGCCGCGGCGCTGGCACGAACCACCGGTCCCAACGTCGTGGTTTCATGCAGCGGATTGCCCAGCACATAAGCCTTGGTCAGCGCCACGGCTTGTTCGACGAAATCGTCGTATCGCGCCTGCGCCACGTAGATGCGCTGAATACCGCAGCAGGACTGGCCAGAATTGAAGAACGCGCCGTCGACCAGGGATTCAACCGCGTGTTCCATATTGGCGTCGTCGCGCACATAGGCGGGATCGTTGCCCCCCAGCTCCAAGCCCACGCCGATGAACCGGCCCGCCGCGCTTTCCTCGACAATGCGGCCCCCGCGCACCGAACCCGTGAACGACACGTAGCCGATCTCCGGCGCGCGGATCAGCCTTTGCACCGTGTCATGGTTCGCATGCAGGTACTGGAATACGCCCTGCGGCACGCCGGCGTCGCGGAATGCGCGGTCAAGCAGTTCGGCGCACAAGGGCGTCTGATCGGAGTGCTTCAGGATCACGGTGTTGCCAGCCATCAAGGCCGGCACGATGCTGTTCACGGCGGTCAGCAGCGGATAATTCCAAGGCGCAATGGTCAATGCAACGCCAATCGGCTCGCGACGAATGAAGCGCGTGAAGCCGGTTTGCTCGGGCACCTGTATGGGCGCCAGCGCTTCGTCGGCAATCGAGATCATGTGGCGGGCGCGAGCCTCGAAGCCATCCACTTCGCCTGGCGTGTAACGCAACGGCCGACCCATCTGAATCGTGATGGCCCGGGCGATTTCATCTCTGGCCCCGACAAGCTGGTCAACGGCAGCTGATACGATGCGCCCCCGCTGAGCAATGCCCAGCGCCTGCCAGGCCGGTTGCGCGGACTGCGCCTGTGCCAGCGTTCGCGCGATTTGCGCCTCACTGGCGTAGGCACGCCGGACGACCTCGCGCCCGTCGATGGGACTGATGGTGATAAGTTCCTCGGTCATGGTGGCCCTATGCAAACAGTTGGACGCGGATCAGATGATCTCGAAATAGCGCGCCAGCTCCCAGTCGGTGACATGGCGCCGGAACTGCCGCTCTTCCCATTCCCGGGTTGCAGCAAAGTGTTCGACAAAGGCGTCGCCAAACAGGCGGCGCGCGGCCTCGGATTCGCGCAGGCGTTGCGCGGCTTCCCAAAGCGTGGTGGGCAAGCGCAAATGCGCGGGGAACTGCTGCGTGTAGGCGTTGCCCTGCACCATCGGTTCCGGCACCAAACCCAACTGAATGCCGTACAGCCCGGACGCCAAGGCGGCGGAAAGCGCCAGATACGGATTGGCATCAGCCGAACCGATGCGCACTTCCACACGCTGTGACTTGTCGCTGCCGGGGATGAGGCGCAACGCGGTGGTGCGGTTCTCCATGCCCCATGTCGCGTCCAGCGGCGCCCAATACCCCGGCACCAGCCGCGAATAACTGTTGATGGTTTGCGCGTACAGCGCCATGAACTCCGGCAGATAGCGCTGCACACCCGCCATGAACGACACCTGCACCGCGCTCATGCCATGCGGCTGCGATTCATCGTAGAAGGCCGAGCGGCCACTTTTCGTGTCGCGCAAGGACAGATGAATGTGGCCGCTTTGGCCGGGATGGTCGTGCGACCACTTGGCCATGAACGTCGCCATCAAGCCGTTCTGTTGGGCCAGCGCCTTGGTGAAGGTCTTGAACAGGAAAGCTTTGTCGCCAGCGGCCGCGGCCTTGTCCACCGCAATGGCCGCTTCCAACACCCCCGGCCCGGTTTCCGTGTGCAGGCCTTCGATGGGCATGTCCATGCGTTCGCACATGTCCAGAAGCTTGCGATAGAAGTCGCCTTCGACCGTGCTGCGCAGCATGGAATAGCCGAAGTTGCCCGGCGTCCAGTTCTCCATGTTGCGATAGTGCTTCGCGCGCACGGAGTGCGGCGTTTCACGGAACATGAAGAACTCATATTCCAGCGCGGCGTAGACGTCGTAGCCCATGCCCTCGGCAAGGTCCAGGGTACGTTGCAGCAAGCGGCGCGGGCAGATGGCGGCAGCATCGCCTTCGAACTCGGCCAGGAACAACAGCATGTCTTCGCCCCCCGGCCCTTGCTCCAGCGGCAGTCGGCGGCCGGTGTGGGGCAGGATGCGCAGTTGGGCGTCGGGATAGGCCGTGTGCCAACCGGTGTACTTGGTGTTGTCGTAGAGTTGGTCGTCCAGGTCCCAACCTAACACCACGTCGCAAAACGCCAGGCCCGAGCGCAACGCCCCCAGGAACTTGTCGCGCCGCAGGTACTTGCCCAGCATGACGCCGTCGACGTCGGACAAGCCCACCTTGATATGCGAAAGCGAACTGGCTTGCACCAGACGTTCCGCGTCTTCCACCGTTGCTACCCCTAGTGAATGCATGCTCGTTCACCTTGTGGCTAAAGCCTTGCGTTGGGCTGCGGGCAAACGCCGGGGCGTCCCTTGCCGGACAAGGGAATATCGCGTGGCGTGCTCTCAGGGTTTCTCCGAGTCTAGACACCTTGCGGTGAATTTGCAGCCTTGGGCATGCAGTAGTTTCCCTAGGTAGATCGCAAGCGATTCCCGCAGCGCATGGCCAACGCAGCAAGCAAAACAGGCAGCACATGGCCGCCTGTCGCTGACACCGCAAGCAAGTCTTAGTCCAGCGACACTCCCGCCGTCTTCACCATGTCGGCCCAGTACACCGTGTCTTCCTGCAGGCGCGTCTTGAACGCATCAGGCTGGCTGCCCACCGGCCAACTGCCACCGCTGTTGATTTTTGCAATCACCTTGGGCGACTTCATGGCCTGGCTCACTGCTTGCGCCAGATAGGCGACACGCTCGGGCGGCGTGCCCGCGGGCGCGAACAGGCCGTACCAATCGTCAGCCGTGATGCCGTCCAGGCCGCTTTGCTTCAGCGTGGGTGCGCCCTTGAAAATGCCGACACTGTTCTCATGGCTCAATGCCAGAATGCGCAGCTTGCCGGCGGCCACCATGGGTTCGGCCGAGGCCGGCGAGGTAATCAGCATGTCAACCGTGCCGCCCATCAGGTCGGTGATGGCCGGCGCCGCGCCGCGGTACGGCACATGCACCAGGGTCACGCCTGCTTTCTTGGACACCAGCGCCCCCATCAGATGGCTCATGGTGCCGTTGCCCGGCGTGGCGTAGGTGATGATGCCCGGTTGCTTGCGCGCGGCCTCCAGGTAGTCGGCCATGGTCTTGTACGGACTCTCGGTGCGCGCCACCAGCACAAGCGGCGCGGACGTGATCTGCGAGATCGGCATGAAATCCTTGACGGGATCAAAGCCCACGTTCTTGTACAGGCGCGGATTGACGGCCATGACGCTCGTCTGCGACATCACCAAGGTGTAGCCGTCGGGCTTGGCGCGCGAGACCTGCGCCGTGCCCACATTGCCCCCCGCGCCAGAACGGTTTTCCACGACGACGCTTTGGCCTGTGATGGCGCCCAATTCTTGCGCGATCAGGCGGGACACATTGTCGTTGCCGCCCCCAGGCGGAAACGGCGAAACCACCGTAATGGCCTGCTTCGGATAGTCGGCCGGCGCCTGCAGGGTCTGGGCTTGGGCCTGGACGCTCGCGCCCCCCATCACGGCGGCAACGGCCAACGCGGCGGCGCCGCAAGTGTGCAATGCGTGGTGCTTCATCTGGATTTCCCCTTGTCGTGAAGGCCGGATCCCCGGCCATCCTTTGCATTCCGGTTCGCCATGAACCGTCCGCACCCCGTCGGCACCTGCCGCCGGAGCGTATTAATCGGGTGATGCATCTGGTGTGCCGCGTAGTCTCTGTGGACCGTTGCGGCGTCGGCGCAATGTGGTGCGTTGTGGCGCTATTCGGCGTGCCGTGGCGCGTTCGCGTCAGCTCGCCGGGAAGCGGTACGTTGCCAACTCGCGTTCATCAATCTGCTTGACCAGGTTGGTCTCCCACGCCAGATACTGGCGCGCCGCAGCCTTGTTGCCGTCGTGGCGGTCATGCACGAAGAACAGGTAGTCGATGCACGCTTCGTCCGAGGGCACGGTGGGCGTGGCTTCAAGCGCGATGCCCGCCGCCGACCAACTTGCTGGCGTGCCGGTGTTGACCTTGATGTCCCGCACACCCAAGACACGCAGGTCCTCGGCGGCCCATGCGGCCAGGTCGGCGTCATCGGCCAGCAAGACGACGGGACGCGCCAGGTCCAGATTCAGGTGGTCCAGACGCGGGCGTATGGACCACTGTGCGCCGGCGATATGCCCGGCGCGATATCGCATGCCGGCGCGGATATCGACAGCCTGCGCTCCCTGCGACAAGCCTGCCGCCAGCGCCGCGTCGGTCAAGACGGAGAGGTGCGGCGTCCGCGGCTTCGGCGCCTCATGCGACAAGGCGGCATGAACGCCCTCTTCCAGCACGCTGGCGTCCCACCCCATCTGCCGCAGCCAGCTTGCCACGACCGGCGCGCGCACACCTTCGGCGTCAAACACCACGATGCGCGCGCCACGCACGGCCAGGTACTGGTCGGTGGCCTGCACCAGTTGTCCACCGGGCGTGTGTTGCGCCCCCGGCAAGGAGCCTTGCGCGAATTCTTCGGCGCTGCGCACGTCGCACAGGAACGTCGTGCGGGTGGGGTCGAGCAACCACGCCTGCACCGTGGGGGCGTCCACCACCGGCACATCATGGCGCTTGGCCAGTTGTGCGGATCGTGCAGCCAGCTCGGGCAACGCTTCCGGCGACACGCCATCGTCGTAGCGGCGGCGCGCACCGTG harbors:
- the secE gene encoding preprotein translocase subunit SecE encodes the protein MSNTSVETVTSTADRVKLGLAVLVVIAGIVGFSVLSAQPMPARIGVFVGGLVIAAVIAWFSEPGRRTLSFASESYNEVKRVAWPTRKETTQMTGIVFAFVAVMGIFMWVLDKGIEWILYGLLLGWK
- the tuf gene encoding elongation factor Tu, producing the protein MAKGKFERTKPHVNVGTIGHVDHGKTTLTAAITTVLSNKFGGEAKGYDQIDATPEEKARGITINTAHVEYETEARHYAHVDCPGHADYVKNMITGAAQMDGAILVVSAADGPMPQTREHILLSRQVGVPYIIVFLNKADMVDDAELLELVEMEVRELLSKYDFPGDDTPIVKGSAKLALEGDKGELGEQAIMALAAALDSYIPTPERAVDGTFLMPVEDVFSISGRGTVVTGRIERGIVKVGEEIEIVGLVPTVKTTCTGVEMFRKLLDQGQAGDNVGILLRGTKREDVQRGQVLAKPGSITPHTDFTSEVYILSKEEGGRHTPFFQGYRPQFYFRTTDVTGTIELPADKEMVLPGDNVAMTVKLLAPIAMEEGLRFAIREGGRTVGAGVVAKILK
- a CDS encoding rhodanese-like domain-containing protein; translated protein: MTHPTTVPSIAAVDPHTLKQWLHDGREIALLDVREHGQYGESHLFFAAPVPYSRLEVDIVRLAPRPDVRVVVYDNGGDDSTAERAARALARLGYGNVHRLAGGIAQWQRDGYAAFAGVNVPSKTFGELAEEVFHTPRIGARELAERQRRGDDLIVLDGRPYAEYQKMSIPGGICCPNGELALRAHTLVKDPNTTIVINCAGRTRSIIGAQTLINLGVPNPVYALENGTQGWYLEDLQLEHGARRRYDDGVSPEALPELAARSAQLAKRHDVPVVDAPTVQAWLLDPTRTTFLCDVRSAEEFAQGSLPGAQHTPGGQLVQATDQYLAVRGARIVVFDAEGVRAPVVASWLRQMGWDASVLEEGVHAALSHEAPKPRTPHLSVLTDAALAAGLSQGAQAVDIRAGMRYRAGHIAGAQWSIRPRLDHLNLDLARPVVLLADDADLAAWAAEDLRVLGVRDIKVNTGTPASWSAAGIALEATPTVPSDEACIDYLFFVHDRHDGNKAAARQYLAWETNLVKQIDERELATYRFPAS
- a CDS encoding Bug family tripartite tricarboxylate transporter substrate binding protein; translation: MKHHALHTCGAAALAVAAVMGGASVQAQAQTLQAPADYPKQAITVVSPFPPGGGNDNVSRLIAQELGAITGQSVVVENRSGAGGNVGTAQVSRAKPDGYTLVMSQTSVMAVNPRLYKNVGFDPVKDFMPISQITSAPLVLVARTESPYKTMADYLEAARKQPGIITYATPGNGTMSHLMGALVSKKAGVTLVHVPYRGAAPAITDLMGGTVDMLITSPASAEPMVAAGKLRILALSHENSVGIFKGAPTLKQSGLDGITADDWYGLFAPAGTPPERVAYLAQAVSQAMKSPKVIAKINSGGSWPVGSQPDAFKTRLQEDTVYWADMVKTAGVSLD
- the rplA gene encoding 50S ribosomal protein L1; the protein is MAKLSKRAAAIAQKIDRTKLYPVAEALTLVKETAVAKFNESIDVAVQLGIDPKKSDQLVRGSVVLPAGTGKSVRVAVFAQGDKAEAAKAAGADIVGLDDLADQIKAGQMDFDVVIASPDTMRVVGALGQILGPRGLMPNPKVGTVTPDVATAVKNAKAGQVQYRTDKAGIIHATIGRASFGVEQLQTNLAALVDALQKARPAAAKGIYLRKLAVSSTMGGGARVEIASLSASN
- the nusG gene encoding transcription termination/antitermination protein NusG — its product is MSKRWYVVHVYSGMEKSVHKALVERIERAALQTSFGRILVPSEEVVEVKGGQKSITERRIFPGYVLVEMDLTDETWHLVKNTNRVTGFLGGSGNRPTPISEKEVEKILSQMEEGVEKPRPKILFEVGEMVRVKEGPFADFNGNVEEVNYEKSKVRVSVTIFGRATPVELDFSQVEKT
- a CDS encoding glutamine synthetase family protein, translating into MHSLGVATVEDAERLVQASSLSHIKVGLSDVDGVMLGKYLRRDKFLGALRSGLAFCDVVLGWDLDDQLYDNTKYTGWHTAYPDAQLRILPHTGRRLPLEQGPGGEDMLLFLAEFEGDAAAICPRRLLQRTLDLAEGMGYDVYAALEYEFFMFRETPHSVRAKHYRNMENWTPGNFGYSMLRSTVEGDFYRKLLDMCERMDMPIEGLHTETGPGVLEAAIAVDKAAAAGDKAFLFKTFTKALAQQNGLMATFMAKWSHDHPGQSGHIHLSLRDTKSGRSAFYDESQPHGMSAVQVSFMAGVQRYLPEFMALYAQTINSYSRLVPGYWAPLDATWGMENRTTALRLIPGSDKSQRVEVRIGSADANPYLALSAALASGLYGIQLGLVPEPMVQGNAYTQQFPAHLRLPTTLWEAAQRLRESEAARRLFGDAFVEHFAATREWEERQFRRHVTDWELARYFEII
- a CDS encoding aldehyde dehydrogenase family protein, which codes for MTEELITISPIDGREVVRRAYASEAQIARTLAQAQSAQPAWQALGIAQRGRIVSAAVDQLVGARDEIARAITIQMGRPLRYTPGEVDGFEARARHMISIADEALAPIQVPEQTGFTRFIRREPIGVALTIAPWNYPLLTAVNSIVPALMAGNTVILKHSDQTPLCAELLDRAFRDAGVPQGVFQYLHANHDTVQRLIRAPEIGYVSFTGSVRGGRIVEESAAGRFIGVGLELGGNDPAYVRDDANMEHAVESLVDGAFFNSGQSCCGIQRIYVAQARYDDFVEQAVALTKAYVLGNPLHETTTLGPVVRASAAAEIRDVIGEAISAGAQNMMDSSHFNNASERSCYVAPAILTRVNHRMRIMSDECFGPVVGIMPVSGDDEAVALMNDSPYGLTAAVYTQDEAAALEIGAQVRTGTFFMNRCDYLDPALAWTGVKNTGRGVSLSAIGYEQLTQAKSFHLRSV
- a CDS encoding iron-containing alcohol dehydrogenase translates to MTVPSVNWNYPTAIKAGPGRVKELPEWCRELGMTRPLLVTDPGLASLPMVANAVQACNQAGLACAVFHEIKGNPTGRNVEDGVVAYQQGGHDGVIAFGGGSALDAAKAIALMVGQDRPLWDFEDIGDNYQRVNVAGMAPVVAVPTTAGTGSEVGRASVITDEAAEVKRIIFHARMLPAIVILDAELTLGLPPRITAATGMDALSHNLEAYCSPFFHPMAAGIAIEGMRMIKEYLPQVVADGSNVQARQQMLVASTMGATAFQRGLGAMHALAHPLGALYDAHHGMLNAILMPYVLKANQHAVAPRLEALARYLDLPDTGPGAVLDWVLRLREAVGIPHTLADIGIDEGQVERVGRMASVDPSGAANPVNFTADDYSQLLRASIRGNL